One window of the Eschrichtius robustus isolate mEscRob2 chromosome 13, mEscRob2.pri, whole genome shotgun sequence genome contains the following:
- the SMIM10L1 gene encoding small integral membrane protein 10-like protein 1 encodes MATAAAPSSLALKASSLAAAPGSYGVFCKGLSRTLLAFFELAWQLRMNFPYFYIAGSVVLNIRLQVHF; translated from the coding sequence ATGGCCACCGCGGCGGCTCCGTCATCCTTGGCTCTCAAGGCCTCGAGCCTGGCCGCGGCCCCCGGCTCGTACGGGGTCTTCTGCAAGGGGCTCTCCCGCACCCTCCTCGCCTTCTTCGAGCTGGCCTGGCAGCTGCGCATGAACTTCCCGTACTTCTACATCGCGGGCTCCGTGGTCCTCAACATCCGCTTGCAGGTACACTTTTAG